One window of the Candidatus Zixiibacteriota bacterium genome contains the following:
- a CDS encoding hypothetical protein (Evidence 5 : Unknown function): MSDFSSGDCRTRNLTYECRITHPKGWVTKGNNIFV; the protein is encoded by the coding sequence ATGTCGGATTTCTCATCCGGTGATTGCCGGACTCGGAACCTGACCTACGAATGCCGGATAACCCACCCCAAGGGGTGGGTTACCAAAGGAAACAATATTTTTGTATGA